One window of Mediterraneibacter gnavus ATCC 29149 genomic DNA carries:
- a CDS encoding sigma factor-like helix-turn-helix DNA-binding protein, with product MDKKTLKKYKPNKDRLIRIENQIQELCEREPTVVMGKVTGSSADFPYTEVRTSVQMYDPYEDENVRQQIRRKEADRLRILKEQEEVEDYINGIDDPEIKEIFELHYLEGKTQQKVADEIGYTQARVSQIISAQLKDL from the coding sequence GTGGACAAGAAAACACTGAAAAAGTACAAACCAAACAAAGATAGACTTATCCGGATTGAGAACCAGATACAAGAACTCTGCGAACGGGAACCAACTGTTGTTATGGGGAAAGTAACTGGATCCAGTGCAGATTTCCCATACACGGAAGTGCGAACATCAGTCCAGATGTATGATCCTTACGAAGACGAGAATGTAAGACAGCAGATTAGGCGAAAAGAAGCGGACAGGCTGCGGATCCTGAAAGAGCAAGAAGAAGTCGAAGACTACATAAATGGGATTGATGATCCGGAGATTAAAGAGATATTTGAGTTGCACTATCTTGAGGGGAAAACCCAGCAAAAAGTCGCAGATGAAATTGGATATACCCAGGCGCGAGTATCGCAGATTATAAGCGCACAGCTTAAAGATTTATAG